The Primulina tabacum isolate GXHZ01 chromosome 7, ASM2559414v2, whole genome shotgun sequence genome includes a window with the following:
- the LOC142551380 gene encoding uncharacterized protein LOC142551380, translating to MRSSENGGIESSKEISEREGNILSFLDSTDSYLILMDSLSSALRQGWLELASARHSMGASRINSTLFDLKSHHASTTLQMHQYDDSPDMGLPNFTLCKWASSDDSERYPEEAKFEEDELLQNKSKSPRLLHRHTSQNSDPKEIGSEGGGSPVSVVNQAQIERSKSLSMFGTLVSPKLRATQLSFERALQILVEISNVRASLLHAHDLVQNDRKANE from the exons ATGCGGAGCTCTGAGAATGGTGGGATTGAATCAAGTAAAGAAATTTCAGAAAGGGAAGGAAATATATTAAGTTTCTTAGACTCCACGGATAGTTATCTGATTCTCATGGATTCTTTGTCTTCAGCTCTCCGCCAG GGCTGGTTGGAATTAGCCAGTGCTCGGCATTCAATGGGCGCATCTCGCATAAACAGCACCTTGTTCGATCTCAAGTCTCATCATGCTTCGACGACTTTACAAATGCACCAGTATGATG ATAGCCCTGATATGGGTTTACCCAACTTCACGTTGTGCAAATGGGCATCGTCTGATGATTCCGAAAGGTACCCCGAGGAAGCCAAATTTGAGGAGGATGAATTGCTGCAGAACAAGTCTAAGAGCCCACGGCTTCTGCATCGGCATACATCTCAGAACTCTG ATCCTAAGGAGATTGGTTCTGAAGGTGGTGGATCTCCAGTTTCAGTTGTTAATCAA GCTCAAATAGAACGAAGCAAGTCTTTGTCTATGTTCGGAACGTTGGTCTCTCCTAAGCTTCGTGCAACTCAACTATCATTTGAGAGGG CTCTGCAAATATTGGTGGAGATATCAAATGTAAGAGCGTCTTTGCTACACGCTCATGATCTAGTGCAGAATGACCGGAAGGCAAACGAATAA
- the LOC142551388 gene encoding aldehyde dehydrogenase family 3 member F1 translates to MEGLGLSLAELHRTFRGGKTRGVEWRKSQLRAIIKLITENEDQIFEALDQDLGKHPVEAYRDEIGIVKKSADHSLLHIDKWMAPKKGWLPLLLFPASGQVLPEPFGTVLIIGSWNFPISLALDPVIGAISAGNTVVLKPSELAPACSSFLHRTVPLYLDKEAVKVIPGGSEVAEQLLQHHWDKIFFTGSPRVARIIMSAAAKHLTPVTLELGGKCPVILDSFSGSDLQVAVKRIVGGKWGPCAGQACIGVDYVLVQQKDAPVLVELLKNSIRKFYGDEVDKLQNICRIVNKHHFDRVRNLLKDPSVSASIVYGGSVDCKNLMIEPTILVDPPLDSEIMMEEIFGPLLPIITLDKIEESIEFINERPKPLAIYAFTKCKRFKERIMQETSSGSLTFNDIMIQFLCDALPFGGVGESGFGRYHGKYSFDTFSHEKAILQRSFFLELEPRYPPWNDFKLDFIKLAYNFNYVGLLLLLLRRMLRRFNV, encoded by the exons ATGGAAGGACTTGGCTTAAGCTTAGCGGAGCTGCACCGAACTTTCCGCGGAGGGAAGACGAGAGGAGTGGAGTGGCGTAAATCCCAGCTCCGGGCCATAATCAAGCTGATTACTGAAAATGAAGATCAGATTTTCGAAGCCCTCGATCAAGATCTTGGAAAGCACCCCGTTGAAGCTTATCGCGACGAG ATTGGAATTGTAAAGAAATCTGCGGACCACTCTTTGCTTCATATCGACAAATGGATGGCTCCAAAAAAG GGGTGGCTACCATTGCTATTGTTCCCCGCAAGTGGACAAGTGCTACCAGAACCATTTGGCACCGTTCTCATAATCGGATCTTGGAATTTCCCCATCA GCCTAGCTTTGGATCCTGTTATTGGGGCAATATCTGCAGGAAATACCGTTGTCCTAAAACCTTCGGAGCTAGCCCCAGCATGCTCCTCTTTTCTTCATCGGACAGTTCCACTTTACTTGGATAAAGAGGCCGTCAAAGTCATTCCAGGTGGAAGTGAAGTAGCTGAACAACTATTGCAGCACCATTGGGATAAAATATTCTTTACAG GTAGTCCACGTGTAGCACGTATCATCATGTCCGCAGCTGCGAAGCATTTGACTCCTGTGACTCTAGAGCTTGGTGGAAAATGCCCTGTCATTCTTGACTCCTTCTCTGGCTCAGACTTGCAG GTGGCTGTGAAGAGAATAGTTGGTGGGAAGTGGGGACCTTGTGCCGGACAAGCATGCATAGGAGTAGATTATGTTCTTGTGCAACAAAAAGATGCTCCAGTCTTG GTTGAATTATTGAAGAATTCTATCAGAAAATTTTATGGTGACGAGGTGGATAAGCTTCAGAATATCTGTAGAATAGTGAACAAGCATCACTTTGATAGAGTGAGGAATCTTCTCAAGGACCCTTCTGTGTCAGCTTCCATTGTTTATGGTGGTTCAGTCGACTGCAAAAATCT GATGATTGAGCCAACAATTTTAGTTGATCCTCCGCTGGACTCTGAGATTATGATGGAAGAAATATTTGGTCCATTGCTCCCCATCATCACT CTGGATAAAATTGAAGAAAGCATAGAATTCATCAACGAACGACCAAAACCTTTGGCCATTTATGCATTCACCAAATGCAAAAGGTTTAAGGAAAGAATTATGCAAGAAACATCGTCAGGAAGCTTGACATTCAATGATATAATGATTCAG TTTTTATGCGACGCATTGCCTTTTGGAGGTGTTGGTGAAAGCGGTTTTGGTCGGTATCACGGGAAGTACTCGTTCGATACTTTCAGCCATGAAAAAGCAATTCTTCAACGGAGCTTCTTCCTGGAACTGGAGCCAAGGTATCCTCCTTGGAATGATTTCAAGCTTGACTTCATAAAATTGGCTTACAACTTTAATTATGTtgggctgctgctgctgctgctgaggaggatgCTGCGTCGTTTTAACGTATAA
- the LOC142551381 gene encoding mitochondrial inner membrane protease ATP23, whose protein sequence is MADELSGNATFVGSSSEGRGGMTVDQCEKMIQKSFRTPTVKFLMEHLEKSGCSIGSNFIKAVNCDKQISGGYVRGEGIVVCSNQMQIQDEVNQVVIHELIHAYDDCRAENLDWTNCAHHACSEIRAGHLSGDCHYKRELLRGHMKLRGHEQDCVRRRVMQSVTANPYCSEAAAKDAMEAVWDVCYNDTKPFDRAP, encoded by the exons ATGGCTGATGAGCTTAGTGGAAATGCAACCTTTGTTGGCTCATCTTCTGAGGGGCGTGGAGGCATGACAGTGGATCAGTGTGAGAAGATGATCCAGAAAAGCTTCAGAA CTCCAACAGTCAAGTTTCTTATGGAGCATCTGGAGAAATCTGGATGTAGTATTGGAAGCAATTTCATAAAGGCTGTCAATTGCGATAAACAGATCAGTGGCGGTTATGTTCGTGGTGAAGGG ATAGTTGTATGTAGTAATCAAATGCAAATTCAagatgaggtgaaccaagttgTGATTCATGAGCTCATTCATGCATATGATGATTGCCGTGCTGAAAATTTGGATTGGACAAATTGTGCACATCATGCTTGCAGTGAG ATTCGAGCTGGTCATCTCAGTGGTGATTGCCATTACAAAAGGGAATTATTACGTGGTCACATGAAACTTCGTGGCCATGAGCAA GACTGTGTGAGGCGAAGAGTAATGCAATCAGTTACTGCGAACCCGTATTGCTCAGAAGCTGCGGCTAAGGATGCCATGGAAGCTGTTTGGGATGTTTGCTACAATGATACAAAGCCGTTTGATAGAGCTCCCTGA
- the LOC142550703 gene encoding uncharacterized protein LOC142550703, which translates to MAGRPPRQNRNPCYANTDRENRQENRQEDRQENGPPPAINLSRSDLMAIATIVATTLQGLGNPNANQPPPPPPPNGIKFHYESLRKNRCPTFRGDADPEIGQSWLKSVETQLRLLEVPEALKVDVVVPFLEDRAAKWWEAVSPAMIATGPVTWQNFRETFLKQYYPAEVRLQKLSEFENLTQAPDMSVVEYTSQFNVLGSYAPAIMADEVLKLHRFKRGLNSRIQSALAVYQPANFAYLMGAAIRAETDIRRSEGEYKNKRPLTGQSSQGGQKFRKPSQSGGPSPGQPSTANHQGLKPCPTCNFRHTGECRRASGVCFGCGKSGHRIAECPTAANQAAGPNKGTGSKVGANPNKPNENKPNARVFAMNQEEADDANEVVSGTILLQKVLAYALFDCGATHSFVSKRFAKKVGLKPESLTEPFRIATPTSKTIETHEIHKDCKIGIANQTFSADLIQLVMVDFDIILGMDWLASNNAIVDCKGKRVKLRNPKSGRDRVSW; encoded by the coding sequence atggccggcAGACCCCCAAGACAGAACCGCAACCCGTGTTACGCTAATACCGATCGCGAAAACAGGCAAGAAAATAGACAGGAGGATCGACAGGAGAATGGACCCCCGCCTGCCATCAATCTAAGCCGATCCGATCTTATGGCCATAGCCACCATAGTGGCGACAACACTGCAAGGATTGGGAAATCCGAACGCCAAtcaaccacctccaccaccaccaccgaatGGAATAAAATTCCATTACGAATCCCTTCGTAAGAACAGGTGTCCGACTTTCAGAGGGGATGCCGATCCTGAAATTGGCCAGAGTTGGCTAAAGAGCGTCGAGACTCAACTGCGACTATTGGAAGTCCCCGAGGCACTCAAAGTAGATGTGGTTGTGCCTTTCTTAGAGGACAGAGCAGCTAAGTGGTGGGAAGCAGTCTCACCAGCCATGATCGCTACCGGGCCAGTCACATGGCAGAACTTCCGAGAGACATTTCTGAAACAGTACTACCCAGCGGAAGTCAGATTGCAGAAGTTGAGTGAATTTGAAAATCTCACTCAAGCTCCAGATATGTCCGTAGTGGAATACACATCTCAGTTTAATGTCCTTGGGTCGTATGCTCCGGCAATCATGGCGGACGAAGTTTTGAAGCTGCACCGGTTTAAGAGAGGATTGAACAGTCGAATCCAGTCAGCCTTAGCAGTTTATCAGCCCGCCAATTTTGCATATCTTATGGGCGCAGCTATTCGAGCTGAAACCGACATTCGCCGAAGTGAGGGGGAATATAAGAACAAGCGCCCTCTTACTGGTCAGTCTTCACAGGGTGGACAAAAGTTCAGGAAGCCCAGTCAATCAGGCGGACCTTCTCCAGGGCAACCCTCCACGGCAAACCACCAAGGACTCAAGCCGTGCCCAACATGCAATTTCAGACACACAGGGGAGTGCCGAAGAGCTAGTGGTGTGTGCTTCGGATGTGGGAAATCAGGGCACCGAATCGCAGAATGTCCTACTGCCGCCAATCAAGCAGCCGGGCCCAACAAAGGAACTGGGTCGAAGGTGGGAGCTAACCCCAACAAACCAAATGAGAATAAGCCTAATGCCAGGGTATTCGCTATGAATCAGGAAGAGGCGGACGACGCCAATGAAGTCGTATCAGGTACAATCTTACTTCAAAAAGTACTTGCCTATGCATTGTTTGACTGTGGTGCTACGCACTCTTTTGTGTCTAAGAGGTTTGCTAAGAAAGTAGGACTTAAGCCCGAATCTCTAACTGAACCTTTTCGGATAGCCACACCTACGAGTAAGACCATAGAAACTCATGAAATTCACAAGGATTGTAAGATCGGTATCGCTAATCAGACTTTCAGTGCCGACTTAATACAATTGGTTATGGTCGATttcgacatcattctagggatggattggttagccagtAATAATGCCATAGTGGACTGTAAAGGGAAAAGAGTTAAGCTCCGAAACCCCAAATCAGGCAGAGATCGTGTATCATGGTAA